The proteins below are encoded in one region of Hordeum vulgare subsp. vulgare chromosome 3H, MorexV3_pseudomolecules_assembly, whole genome shotgun sequence:
- the LOC123439460 gene encoding non-classical arabinogalactan protein 30-like — protein sequence MAAYLPLAIVLVSLLAATGASAHGYSQTPSPAPAAKCDKVMLKVEGVVYCQSCTHQNSWCLDGATPLPGAKVMVTCRDAKNRVMVSRTPVADGKGYFLAEFDVAEKADYYMGDPAKACFVRLLASPDRKCDDLTNVNYGIEGAPLRHEGKRWSGEGYENVVYAAGPLSFKPDTCAPRRHY from the coding sequence ATGGCGGCCTACCTCCCCCTCGCCATCGTCCTCGTGTCCCTCCTCGCCGCCACCGGCGCCAGCGCCCACGGCTATAGCCAGACCCCCTCGCCGGCACCGGCTGCCAAGTGCGACAAGGTGATGCTGAAGGTGGAGGGCGTGGTGTACTGCCAGAGCTGCACACACCAGAACTCCTGGTGCCTGGACGGCGCGACGCCGCTGCCGGGGGCGAAGGTGATGGTCACCTGCCGCGACGCCAAGAACCGCGTCATGGTGTCGCGGACGCCCGTCGCCGACGGCAAGGGCTACTTCCTCGCCGAGTTCGACGTCGCCGAGAAGGCTGACTACTACATGGGGGACCCCGCTAAGGCCTGCTTCGTGCGCCTGCTCGCGTCACCGGACCGCAAGTGCGACGACCTCACCAACGTCAACTACGGCATCGAGGGTGCGCCGCTCCGCCACGAGGGCAAGCGGTGGTCCGGCGAGGGGTACGAGAACGTCGTGTACGCCGCCGGCCCGCTCTCCTTCAAGCCGGACACCTGCGCGCCAAGGCGCCACTACTGA